The following are encoded together in the Streptomyces sp. NBC_00358 genome:
- a CDS encoding O-antigen ligase family protein, with product MASTADAAATGERRSVADAVGMVVLAACAAWSLITAAAHDGRPEGMLLAVLAVAAGYASGRILGALLPVAAPCAGAVAGLGLAIATPGPQISLQLGHTGATAALLTLSCGAACCAAWAARPPAVRLALRLLAAGIAGTAALLGSTTAFVTCTGVLLCSLAATRVRRRALGLTGLAAAAALVTGTTWAIGEHALPGGLTASLEGRLTEHRVLLWHDALRMARAHLELGVGPGRYGELSSTVAQSLLPDGKPHSAPLQQAAEQGLTGVALLAAAFCWVLYALSRSPRSTPIALTAGSALTAVAAIASIGNALSFMTVTAGAGLLAGLATARPLTAGEPDDPRTPVRRSGSRREP from the coding sequence ATGGCCTCCACGGCCGATGCGGCGGCCACGGGCGAAAGACGCAGCGTCGCGGATGCCGTCGGCATGGTCGTACTCGCGGCCTGCGCCGCCTGGTCACTGATCACGGCGGCCGCACACGACGGTCGGCCCGAGGGCATGCTGCTGGCGGTGCTCGCCGTGGCGGCGGGCTACGCCTCGGGGCGGATCCTGGGAGCGCTCCTGCCGGTGGCCGCCCCCTGTGCCGGAGCGGTGGCGGGACTCGGCCTCGCGATCGCCACGCCCGGCCCCCAGATCAGCCTGCAGCTCGGCCACACCGGTGCCACGGCCGCCCTGCTGACCCTTTCCTGCGGCGCCGCGTGCTGCGCCGCCTGGGCCGCGCGCCCGCCCGCCGTGCGGCTCGCGCTGCGACTGCTGGCCGCCGGGATCGCGGGGACGGCGGCCCTCCTCGGATCCACCACCGCGTTCGTCACCTGCACCGGGGTACTACTGTGTTCGCTCGCCGCGACGCGTGTGCGGCGCCGTGCCCTCGGCCTGACGGGGCTCGCCGCCGCCGCGGCGCTGGTGACCGGGACCACCTGGGCGATCGGCGAGCACGCGCTGCCGGGCGGACTGACCGCGTCCCTGGAGGGCAGGCTCACCGAGCACCGGGTCCTGCTCTGGCACGACGCGCTGCGCATGGCCCGCGCGCATCTTGAGCTGGGGGTCGGGCCCGGACGGTACGGAGAGCTGAGTTCGACGGTCGCGCAGTCGCTGCTCCCGGACGGCAAACCGCACTCCGCGCCCCTGCAACAGGCCGCCGAGCAGGGCCTGACCGGCGTCGCTCTGCTCGCTGCGGCCTTCTGCTGGGTCCTGTACGCGCTGTCGCGCTCGCCGCGCTCCACGCCGATCGCGCTGACGGCGGGCTCGGCCCTGACGGCTGTGGCCGCCATCGCGTCGATCGGCAACGCCCTGAGCTTCATGACGGTGACCGCGGGCGCGGGTCTGCTCGCCGGGCTCGCGACCGCACGCCCCCTCACCGCGGGGGAACCGGATGACCCCCGGACCCCGGTCCGGCGTTCCGGCAGCCGCCGGGAGCCGTGA